One window from the genome of Bacillus weihaiensis encodes:
- a CDS encoding bifunctional homocysteine S-methyltransferase/methylenetetrahydrofolate reductase, producing the protein MGTMLYAHGVDRCFEELNLSKPDDVKHVHQAYIQAGANLIQTNTYGANDIKLSRYSLEDDIRKINKRAVEIARSAAQDSTYVFGTIGGIRSFKKSAHSIDELKRNFREQLFLLLGEDVDGILLETYYDFEEIKTVLQIARKETTKPIIANVSLHEAGVLQDGTPLTDGLLVLEDLGANVVGLNCRLGPYHMLQSLEEVPILEEAYLSVFPNSSLPALNEGRLVYESDESYFKESAIKFRDQGVRLIGGCCGTTPTHIKAMAEAVANLAPITTKEVRVPKSETVTVQDTGDDNAPPLQEIVRERRSIIVELDPPKKLGMTRFLEGAQALHDAGIDALTLADNSLASPRVSNLAAGILTKEKTGARTLIHLTCRDRNLIGLQSHLMGLHSLGIHDVLAITGDPSKIGDFPGATSVYDVSSFDLISLIKQFNNGVSYSGKPLGAKTNFSVAGAFNPNVRHLDKAVLRLEKKIAHGADYFISQPLYSNQQILDVYNETRNLNAPIYIGIMPLTSSRNAEFIHNEIPGIKLSDAIRETMAAAGTDKAQARIEGLAIAKDLIDTAFDLFNGIYLITPFLQYDLTVELTHYIHEKEKQRAERKISHV; encoded by the coding sequence ATGGGCACCATGCTTTACGCTCATGGTGTTGACCGTTGCTTTGAGGAGTTAAATTTATCGAAGCCAGACGATGTAAAGCATGTTCACCAAGCCTACATCCAGGCAGGAGCAAATCTCATTCAAACAAATACCTATGGGGCAAATGATATTAAGCTGTCTCGCTACAGTTTAGAAGATGATATTCGTAAAATTAATAAACGTGCCGTTGAAATTGCTAGAAGTGCTGCACAAGACTCTACCTATGTGTTTGGTACGATAGGTGGAATCCGCTCCTTTAAGAAAAGTGCGCATTCCATTGATGAACTAAAACGTAACTTTAGAGAACAGCTCTTCCTTCTGTTAGGTGAGGACGTTGATGGGATCTTACTCGAGACATACTATGATTTTGAAGAAATAAAAACCGTGCTACAAATTGCTCGTAAAGAAACGACAAAACCAATTATTGCAAATGTTTCTCTCCATGAGGCTGGTGTGTTACAGGATGGAACCCCCTTAACAGATGGATTACTAGTGTTAGAAGATTTAGGAGCAAATGTAGTTGGACTTAACTGTAGACTTGGTCCATACCACATGCTTCAATCTCTTGAAGAGGTACCTATACTAGAAGAAGCCTATTTATCTGTGTTTCCAAATAGTAGTTTGCCTGCATTAAATGAAGGCAGACTTGTCTATGAATCGGACGAAAGCTACTTTAAAGAAAGTGCTATCAAATTCCGTGACCAAGGGGTTCGTTTAATCGGCGGGTGCTGCGGAACGACTCCAACACATATTAAAGCAATGGCTGAGGCAGTAGCGAATCTTGCACCGATTACAACAAAGGAAGTGCGTGTCCCTAAGAGCGAAACCGTGACCGTACAGGATACCGGGGATGATAACGCTCCTCCTCTACAAGAAATAGTCAGGGAACGACGCTCGATTATCGTAGAGCTCGATCCTCCGAAAAAACTTGGAATGACCAGATTCTTAGAAGGAGCACAAGCTCTTCATGATGCGGGTATCGACGCCTTAACCCTTGCAGATAATTCATTGGCATCTCCAAGGGTCAGTAATCTCGCTGCTGGAATATTAACAAAGGAAAAAACGGGAGCACGTACTTTAATTCATCTTACATGTCGAGATCGAAATCTCATTGGCTTACAATCCCATCTAATGGGCCTTCATTCCTTAGGTATACACGATGTGTTAGCCATCACTGGAGACCCATCTAAAATTGGAGATTTCCCTGGAGCAACCTCAGTATATGATGTCTCCTCTTTTGATCTTATTAGCTTAATTAAGCAATTTAATAACGGTGTTTCCTATTCTGGGAAGCCATTAGGAGCGAAAACAAACTTTTCCGTTGCAGGTGCATTTAATCCTAACGTTCGCCATCTAGATAAAGCGGTGTTGCGCCTTGAAAAGAAAATAGCGCATGGTGCTGATTACTTTATCTCACAACCGCTTTATTCCAATCAGCAAATTCTTGATGTTTATAACGAAACAAGGAATTTAAACGCACCGATCTATATCGGGATTATGCCCCTTACATCGAGTCGAAACGCTGAATTTATCCATAACGAAATTCCCGGTATTAAGCTATCAGATGCAATTCGTGAAACCATGGCTGCTGCGGGAACAGATAAAGCGCAAGCTCGAATAGAAGGGCTCGCAATCGCTAAAGACTTAATCGATACAGCATTCGATCTCTTTAATGGGATTTATTTAATCACACCATTTTTACAATATGACCTTACAGTGGAGCTCACACATTACATCCATGAAAAGGAAAAACAACGAGCTGAGAGGAAGATTTCGCATGTGTAG